The following are from one region of the Stanieria cyanosphaera PCC 7437 genome:
- a CDS encoding ATP phosphoribosyltransferase regulatory subunit — protein sequence MIHQPPAGARDLLPLEVAQKGWINDRLQQVFQRWGYQRIVTSTLEWLDTLTAGGAIQPSTVIQLRDESERTLGLRPELTASIARAAVTRMAGNTYPQRLCYRANIFRNPPQNHHGRQLEFYQAGVELLFAGGLLADAEILLLLANCLKDLGVENWQIILGQAELTRSLLALFPESLRKQVRHCLANLDRVTLEKLPLEPTLKEKALFLFDLRGKPKEVLAKIAKWELDQSAQEIVDNLKSLVDLLANSSDFPIPLTLDLSLWQTFDFYTGIVFEVVSFNHNQSYLLGKGGRYDQLLGLYHPQGISSPGIGFALNIEDLHSCLLPTNKLPQQTAASNWLVIAQTPSAASAALNYAQKLRNSEQLVRVELDLGERCPEEIREYARNCRIKKLAWLSSEGEAKIETLG from the coding sequence ATGATTCATCAACCACCAGCAGGAGCAAGAGATTTACTTCCTTTAGAAGTAGCACAAAAAGGTTGGATTAACGATCGCTTGCAACAAGTTTTTCAGCGATGGGGTTATCAACGTATTGTTACCTCTACTTTAGAATGGCTTGATACCCTCACCGCCGGCGGTGCTATTCAACCATCAACTGTGATTCAGCTACGGGATGAGTCGGAAAGAACTTTAGGTTTGCGTCCTGAATTGACTGCTTCAATTGCTCGTGCTGCGGTGACACGCATGGCTGGTAATACTTATCCTCAACGTTTATGTTACCGCGCCAACATTTTCCGTAATCCACCGCAAAATCATCACGGTCGCCAATTAGAATTTTATCAAGCAGGAGTAGAGTTACTCTTTGCAGGGGGTTTATTAGCCGATGCAGAAATTTTATTGTTACTGGCTAATTGTTTAAAGGATTTAGGTGTAGAAAATTGGCAGATTATCTTAGGACAAGCGGAGTTAACGCGATCGCTTTTAGCTTTATTTCCTGAATCATTGAGAAAACAAGTCCGTCATTGTCTGGCAAATTTAGACCGTGTAACCTTAGAGAAGTTACCTCTTGAACCGACTTTAAAAGAAAAAGCTTTATTTTTATTTGATTTAAGGGGTAAACCTAAAGAAGTTTTAGCAAAAATAGCTAAGTGGGAATTAGATCAATCTGCTCAAGAAATTGTTGACAATTTAAAGTCATTAGTTGATTTACTTGCTAATAGTTCTGACTTTCCTATTCCTTTGACTTTAGACTTAAGCTTGTGGCAAACCTTTGATTTTTATACAGGTATTGTGTTTGAAGTTGTCAGTTTTAACCATAATCAATCCTATTTATTAGGTAAAGGTGGACGTTATGACCAGTTATTAGGACTTTATCATCCTCAAGGAATTAGTTCTCCTGGGATTGGTTTTGCCTTAAATATTGAAGACTTGCATTCTTGCTTGTTGCCTACTAATAAGTTACCCCAACAAACTGCTGCTAGTAATTGGTTAGTAATTGCTCAAACTCCATCAGCAGCGAGTGCAGCTTTAAATTATGCTCAAAAACTACGTAATTCTGAACAATTAGTCAGAGTAGAATTAGATTTGGGCGAACGTTGTCCTGAAGAAATTAGAGAATATGCTCGTAACTGTCGGATTAAAAAGTTAGCTTGGCTTTCATCTGAAGGAGAAGCAAAGATCGAAACTCTTGGCTAA
- a CDS encoding ABC1 kinase family protein translates to MPQQTLSPTSSLEELESFSLSIDGNEDLESSYDEPDADWRYNPDRINAQYRQRPFLVLGRLINILLPFAAYTLGLWWDKFRGISLKNERKRAIQLREILTQLGPAYIKVGQALSTRPDLVSPVYLDELAKLQDQLPSFPNEVAFRFIEEELGETPDEIYAELSPQPIAAASLGQVYKGRLKTGEEVAVKVQRPDLTRRITLDIYIMRSIASWAQHNLKQIRSNLVAITDELAERIFEEINYMQEGRNAERFRKLYGYLEEIYIPKIYWEYTGRRVLTMEWVSGTKLTNIKEIQAQGIDATHLVEVGVECSLRQLLEHGFFHADPHPGNLLAMPDGRLAYLDFGMMSRIKPYQRYGLIEAVVHLVNRDFEALSRDYVKLDFLTPDTDLTPIVPALANVFGNALGASVAELNFKSITDQMSAMMYEFPFRVPAYYALIIRSMVTLEGIAIGIEPDFKVLSKAYPYVAKRLLTDPAPELRASLKDLLFKEEGFRWHRLENLMRNANDSRDYNFDKIIDQVVDFLFSERGAFIRDRIADELVNAIDNLGRRTWYNLSTAFRQQVGLTIQETPSELQEESYTVKHLKNIIALLQKTPGFDPTRLISVVTKIITKPETHQLGQTVAERLAQKMAARLIRNLLLETSSHSIRTPQNIQSSLPTAAMR, encoded by the coding sequence ATGCCTCAACAGACATTATCTCCAACATCTTCCTTAGAGGAACTTGAGTCTTTTTCCCTCTCTATCGATGGAAACGAAGACTTAGAATCAAGCTATGATGAGCCAGATGCAGACTGGCGTTACAACCCCGATCGCATTAATGCTCAATATCGTCAGCGTCCTTTCCTGGTTTTAGGAAGGTTAATCAATATTTTGTTGCCTTTTGCTGCTTATACTTTGGGTTTGTGGTGGGACAAATTTAGAGGTATTTCGCTGAAAAATGAGCGAAAAAGAGCAATTCAACTGCGAGAAATTTTAACTCAACTCGGTCCTGCTTATATTAAAGTAGGTCAAGCTCTTTCTACTCGACCAGATTTAGTTTCGCCAGTTTATTTAGATGAACTTGCCAAGTTACAGGATCAATTACCTTCTTTTCCTAATGAAGTAGCTTTTCGTTTCATTGAAGAAGAATTAGGCGAAACTCCAGATGAAATTTATGCAGAATTATCTCCTCAACCAATTGCTGCTGCATCATTGGGACAGGTTTATAAGGGAAGATTAAAAACAGGAGAAGAAGTAGCAGTTAAAGTCCAACGTCCCGATTTAACTCGTCGCATTACCCTTGATATTTATATCATGCGTAGCATTGCTAGTTGGGCGCAGCATAATCTTAAGCAAATTCGTTCCAATTTAGTTGCTATTACTGATGAATTGGCAGAGCGCATCTTTGAAGAAATTAATTATATGCAAGAAGGGCGCAATGCAGAAAGATTTAGAAAACTCTATGGTTATTTGGAAGAAATCTATATTCCTAAAATTTACTGGGAGTATACAGGCAGAAGAGTTCTTACTATGGAGTGGGTAAGTGGAACTAAACTGACTAATATCAAAGAAATTCAGGCACAAGGAATCGATGCAACCCATTTAGTGGAAGTAGGCGTAGAATGCTCGCTGCGACAGTTACTAGAACATGGTTTCTTTCATGCCGATCCCCATCCAGGTAACTTACTAGCAATGCCTGATGGCAGACTAGCTTATTTAGATTTTGGCATGATGAGCCGAATTAAACCTTATCAAAGGTATGGTTTGATTGAAGCAGTTGTTCATTTAGTTAACCGAGATTTTGAGGCATTATCTCGTGATTACGTTAAATTAGATTTTTTGACTCCTGATACAGATCTGACCCCAATTGTCCCTGCTTTAGCTAATGTGTTTGGTAATGCGTTGGGTGCTAGCGTTGCCGAATTAAACTTCAAAAGTATTACCGATCAGATGTCAGCAATGATGTATGAGTTTCCTTTCCGCGTACCTGCTTATTACGCTTTGATTATTCGTTCAATGGTAACCTTAGAAGGGATTGCGATCGGTATTGAACCTGATTTTAAAGTCCTTTCTAAAGCTTATCCTTATGTAGCTAAACGTTTACTGACAGATCCAGCCCCAGAATTAAGAGCTTCATTAAAAGATTTATTATTTAAAGAAGAAGGATTTCGTTGGCATCGTCTAGAAAACTTGATGCGCAATGCCAATGATTCGAGAGACTACAATTTTGATAAAATTATTGACCAAGTAGTAGACTTTCTGTTTTCGGAACGAGGCGCATTTATTCGCGATCGCATTGCGGATGAATTAGTTAATGCGATCGATAATCTGGGAAGAAGAACTTGGTATAACCTCTCAACAGCTTTTCGTCAACAGGTGGGTTTAACTATCCAGGAAACCCCCTCAGAGTTACAGGAAGAGTCTTATACTGTTAAGCATCTCAAAAATATTATCGCACTTTTGCAAAAAACTCCTGGTTTCGATCCGACACGGTTAATCTCTGTTGTGACTAAAATTATCACTAAGCCAGAAACTCATCAATTAGGTCAAACGGTTGCTGAAAGATTGGCACAAAAAATGGCAGCTAGATTGATTAGAAATTTGTTACTGGAAACTAGTTCTCATAGTATTAGAACTCCTCAAAATATACAATCATCTTTACCCACAGCAGCTATGCGTTAA
- a CDS encoding response regulator — translation MRILLVEDEKRIAQALAETLKDRQYIVDIATDGEMGWDFIETLSYDLILLDIMLPKLDEISLCKRLRQAGYLTPVLMLTAKDSSNDKVIGLDAGAGINLIPVTTNIYSHLNDLDRDFWFWKLHFQGSFFAAIAHAFTRRFHTVSIASTIEPLSLRGREDLIRGIKRIISRYHQTDIQGMIKRVDRQFFQGNLVNLVKKSNYLIKK, via the coding sequence ATGAGAATTCTGCTGGTTGAAGATGAAAAGCGTATTGCCCAAGCATTAGCAGAGACATTAAAAGATAGACAATACATCGTTGATATTGCTACCGATGGTGAAATGGGTTGGGATTTTATTGAAACTCTCAGCTACGATCTAATTTTGCTCGATATCATGCTGCCCAAATTAGATGAAATTAGTTTGTGTAAACGTCTGCGACAAGCTGGGTATTTAACACCAGTGCTAATGTTAACCGCCAAAGATAGCAGTAATGATAAAGTAATCGGATTAGATGCAGGTGCAGGCATTAATTTAATTCCTGTTACAACTAATATTTACAGTCATCTTAATGATTTAGACCGCGATTTTTGGTTTTGGAAACTTCATTTTCAGGGTTCATTTTTTGCTGCGATCGCTCATGCTTTTACACGTCGATTTCATACAGTTTCAATTGCTTCTACTATTGAACCTTTATCCTTAAGAGGTCGTGAAGATTTAATCAGAGGAATTAAACGAATTATTTCACGTTATCACCAAACAGATATTCAGGGAATGATTAAGCGAGTTGATCGACAATTTTTCCAAGGGAATCTGGTTAATTTGGTTAAAAAAAGTAATTATCTAATTAAAAAATAA